The genomic DNA ATCATAGTACCTGATAAGCCTGAGGTCTTTGGAATATTTAGATTTTGTTAGTACTCCCTGAAGACAAATACGCTCATCACTTAAGACCTTTTTGCTGGTAACCGGATGCTGTCCGGCAATAGGGGGAAAGTATTGTCTTTGGCTACCCGAACATCATGCCTCTTGCCGTCAGTAACGGTCATAAACGTCGGCAGTGCTCCGGAGTGGTCATAGAGACAATGCAGCTTAATCGCTCCTTTGGTCCTCCTGAACTTCGCCCAAGGAAAAACTGATAAACATAAATCTATGGTTGATACATCGATTGTATACAGCGGATTCTTGAACCTAAACTTATGCTTCGGTGTCAGGTTCTTACAACGAGCCAAGAGATGATAAAACAGCCCTTCAAATATCCGATAGTCTCTTTTTGCATTTGCATCGCAGAGTGTGCTCTTGTATATTCCGGTTATG from Nitrospirota bacterium includes the following:
- a CDS encoding DUF4372 domain-containing protein, giving the protein MRQQGYQFDKAVEQYHGDRYVKTFTTWQQFMAILYSQIKQKDSLRDIVTGLSAHAARWYHLGITGIYKSTLCDANAKRDYRIFEGLFYHLLARCKNLTPKHKFRFKNPLYTIDVSTIDLCLSVFPWAKFRRTKGAIKLHCLYDHSGALPTFMTVTDGKRHDVRVAKDNTFPLLPDSIRLPAKRS